In bacterium, the genomic window CCGTGAACTGCTCATGCTGATCGCGCAGGAGAAACCGGACTCGCTCACCGAGTTGGCGCTGCTCACGGGAAGAAACAAGTCGAATCTCTCCCGCACGCTGAAGACGATGTCGCGCTACGGACTCGTGGAACTGGACAAGGGACAGCGCGGCAGGCTGATCCCGCAGGTTCCGTACGACCAGGTGAGGCTTGACCTCTCGCTGCTCTAGCTAGGCCTCCCAGCCTTCCGGGACCATGTGTCATCACCCACCACAGTGAGGAGTGCCTGAACCAGCGGCCCCAGCAGAGCCGCGGTGCACGCGCCACTCCGCTACAGGAAGCTCATGC contains:
- a CDS encoding helix-turn-helix domain-containing protein, which codes for MKTLRIGIADYGQMKERTLAIARGDYRPAKGEPTVWFTSIESFAKVLSERNRELLMLIAQEKPDSLTELALLTGRNKSNLSRTLKTMSRYGLVELDKGQRGRLIPQVPYDQVRLDLSLL